One segment of Anatilimnocola aggregata DNA contains the following:
- a CDS encoding glycosyltransferase family 2 protein, producing the protein MDLSIVVPIHNELENIALLHQQVTAALDPTGLDYELILVDDGSRDGSALRLQDLAHEDQRVRVVELRKNFGQSAAMLAGIRECRGTYVVTMDGDLQNDPTDIPRMLAKLGEGYDLVHGWRRERKDRWLDRKLPSQLANKLITRVTRFRVHDLGCTLKAMRREVAQELDLYGEMHRFIPILADMRGAKCVEVEVKHHPRLFGKTKYGIDRTVRVFLDLITVTYLKRYAASPMKLFGRWGLMALAVTMLLFMAAAVQGIWHQTANVPLIVGGLLMGGLAGQFFSLGLLAEVACRIYFAGRDESVYAVRHRWGFGEKNAVSREQAKHWRKAG; encoded by the coding sequence ATGGACCTCTCGATTGTTGTCCCGATTCACAACGAACTCGAAAACATCGCGCTGCTTCATCAGCAAGTAACTGCAGCGCTCGATCCCACCGGCCTCGACTACGAATTGATCTTGGTTGACGATGGCTCGCGCGATGGGAGTGCGCTGCGGTTGCAAGATCTGGCTCATGAGGACCAGCGCGTACGCGTCGTCGAACTGCGGAAGAATTTTGGCCAAAGCGCCGCGATGCTGGCCGGCATTCGGGAATGTCGCGGCACCTATGTCGTGACGATGGATGGCGACCTGCAAAACGACCCGACCGATATCCCCCGGATGCTTGCCAAGTTGGGCGAAGGCTACGACCTGGTGCATGGCTGGCGGCGCGAACGGAAGGACCGTTGGCTCGACCGCAAGTTGCCTTCGCAACTGGCGAACAAACTAATCACGCGAGTGACTCGCTTTCGGGTGCACGACCTGGGCTGCACACTCAAGGCGATGCGCCGCGAAGTTGCCCAGGAGCTTGATCTTTATGGCGAGATGCATCGCTTCATTCCCATCCTGGCCGATATGCGCGGCGCGAAGTGCGTCGAAGTGGAAGTGAAGCATCATCCGCGTCTGTTCGGCAAAACCAAGTATGGCATCGATCGCACGGTGCGTGTCTTTCTCGACTTGATTACCGTCACCTATCTCAAGCGGTACGCCGCCAGCCCGATGAAACTGTTCGGCCGCTGGGGGTTAATGGCGCTGGCGGTCACGATGCTGTTGTTTATGGCAGCTGCTGTCCAAGGGATCTGGCACCAAACCGCGAATGTCCCACTCATTGTCGGTGGCCTGCTGATGGGAGGTCTCGCAGGGCAGTTCTTCAGTCTGGGGCTGCTCGCCGAAGTCGCGTGTCGCATCTACTTTGCTGGCCGCGATGAGTCGGTTTATGCCGTCCGGCATCGCTGGGGCTTCGGCGAGAAAAATGCAGTGAGCAGGGAGCAGGCGAAGCATTGGCGCAAGGCAGGCTGA
- a CDS encoding 3-keto-disaccharide hydrolase: protein MKRFALFAFVLSTLAPAFAQNVAPPKNPLDTRKGDAPVVSKPREAAEQTPNTLSDKEKQEGWKLLFDGKTTTGWRNYKKTEVGPGWQVKNGELTRADKGAGDIITNDKFTAFELVLEYKISKGGNSGLMFHVTEEGNTPWMTGPEIQVQDNVDGHDPQKAGWLYQLYKPEADATKPVGQWNELRVKITPEKSTVWMNGTKYYDFVKGSKEWDEKVAASKFGKMPLFGKPTSGHLSLQDHGNEVAFRNIKIRPIESK, encoded by the coding sequence ATGAAGCGTTTTGCCTTGTTTGCCTTCGTCCTGTCGACCCTCGCCCCCGCGTTCGCCCAGAATGTGGCTCCACCGAAGAACCCGCTGGACACGAGAAAGGGGGACGCACCGGTCGTTTCTAAGCCGCGTGAAGCTGCCGAACAGACCCCCAATACGCTGAGCGACAAAGAGAAGCAGGAAGGCTGGAAGCTGCTGTTCGACGGCAAGACGACGACCGGCTGGCGCAACTATAAGAAGACGGAAGTCGGTCCCGGCTGGCAAGTGAAGAACGGCGAGTTGACGCGGGCCGATAAGGGTGCCGGCGACATCATCACCAACGACAAGTTCACCGCGTTCGAACTGGTGCTGGAATATAAGATTTCGAAGGGTGGCAACAGCGGACTGATGTTCCACGTAACCGAAGAAGGGAATACGCCTTGGATGACCGGTCCGGAAATTCAAGTTCAGGACAACGTCGACGGCCACGATCCGCAGAAGGCAGGCTGGCTCTATCAGCTCTACAAGCCCGAAGCTGACGCCACCAAGCCAGTCGGCCAGTGGAACGAACTGCGTGTGAAGATCACTCCAGAAAAGAGCACCGTCTGGATGAACGGCACCAAGTACTACGACTTTGTGAAGGGGAGCAAGGAGTGGGACGAAAAGGTTGCCGCCAGCAAGTTCGGCAAGATGCCACTCTTCGGCAAGCCGACCAGCGGGCACCTCAGCTTGCAGGATCACGGCAACGAAGTGGCCTTCCGCAACATCAAGATTCGCCCGATCGAGAGCAAGTAG
- a CDS encoding metal ABC transporter solute-binding protein, Zn/Mn family, whose amino-acid sequence MNRSSIFVGLVLVALLSAIGCKPEGAGTAIPAAQPAYRGAGPLQVTCTTGMVADLVRNIAGPRAEIKQLMGAGVDPHLYKSSPGDIAALSSADVVFYSGLHLEGKMTDLFTQLATTKPVIAVAEKIDEAKLLHDGGTHDPHVWFDVALWKQAGEQVLAALVKFDPAEAANYQARAQQYFTQLDELDQFCREQLAQIPADQRVMVTAHDAFRYFGKAYGIEVRGIQGVSTESEAGVKGINELVDFLVQRKIKAIFVETSVSEENVKSLLEGCRAQNHTVTIGGQLYSDAMGEPGTPAGTYDGMIRHNVTTIVHALK is encoded by the coding sequence TTGAATCGCTCGTCGATCTTCGTTGGCCTAGTTCTCGTTGCCCTGCTTTCGGCCATTGGTTGCAAACCGGAAGGCGCGGGGACAGCGATTCCCGCCGCTCAACCAGCCTACCGTGGCGCGGGCCCATTGCAGGTGACGTGTACCACGGGCATGGTCGCCGATTTGGTGAGGAACATTGCCGGGCCGCGAGCCGAGATCAAACAACTGATGGGGGCTGGAGTCGATCCTCATTTGTACAAGTCCTCGCCGGGCGATATCGCGGCCCTCAGTTCCGCCGATGTGGTCTTCTACTCCGGCCTGCACCTTGAAGGGAAAATGACCGACCTCTTCACTCAGTTGGCTACGACCAAACCAGTGATTGCTGTGGCCGAAAAAATCGACGAAGCCAAACTGCTGCACGATGGTGGCACCCACGACCCGCATGTTTGGTTCGATGTCGCCTTGTGGAAACAGGCTGGCGAGCAAGTCCTGGCGGCGCTGGTGAAGTTCGATCCGGCTGAAGCAGCAAATTATCAAGCGCGCGCTCAGCAGTATTTCACCCAGTTGGATGAGCTCGATCAGTTCTGCCGCGAACAATTGGCGCAGATTCCCGCCGATCAGCGCGTGATGGTTACCGCGCACGATGCCTTCCGCTATTTCGGCAAGGCCTACGGCATCGAAGTCCGCGGCATTCAAGGTGTGAGTACCGAAAGCGAAGCTGGTGTGAAAGGGATCAACGAACTGGTCGATTTTCTGGTCCAGCGCAAGATCAAAGCGATCTTCGTCGAGACCAGCGTCTCCGAAGAAAACGTCAAGTCGCTGCTCGAAGGCTGCCGGGCTCAAAATCATACTGTGACGATCGGCGGCCAACTGTATTCCGACGCCATGGGCGAACCCGGCACGCCCGCAGGCACCTACGACGGCATGATCCGCCACAATGTGACGACCATCGTCCACGCTTTGAAATAA
- a CDS encoding dihydrodipicolinate synthase family protein yields MNTPAFSQPLRGIVPPLVTPLAARDELDRAALARIIERMIEGGVAGIFVLGTTGEAPALDYRLRYELVEAAAEIIAGRVPMLVGVTDPSLTESLDLAQHAAANRAAAIVAAPPYYFPLQQRDLVRYFSQLAEQSPLPLFLYNMPACVKIDISVETTEACTRLANVCGVKDSGGNLEHYRRLLELRSLRPDWTFLIGPEHLLAESVLLGGDGGVNGGANLHPRLFVDWFAAAVANDSNRIHQLGDQVRLLGQIYRQADEFMAVVRGLKCALSVAGLCDNRLAEPIQPCDAVAREKIVAIVEQLGLLAAASRT; encoded by the coding sequence ATGAATACTCCTGCTTTCTCACAGCCCCTGCGCGGCATTGTTCCTCCTCTCGTCACTCCCTTGGCCGCGCGCGATGAACTAGATCGTGCGGCACTGGCGCGCATCATAGAACGGATGATCGAGGGTGGTGTGGCCGGCATCTTCGTGCTGGGTACCACGGGCGAAGCGCCGGCGCTGGATTATCGGTTGCGATACGAACTGGTCGAAGCCGCTGCAGAGATCATTGCTGGGCGCGTGCCAATGCTCGTCGGCGTGACCGATCCTTCGCTTACCGAATCGCTCGACCTGGCACAGCATGCTGCAGCGAATCGTGCCGCTGCCATCGTTGCTGCGCCGCCCTATTACTTTCCCCTGCAGCAGCGCGACCTGGTTCGCTATTTCAGTCAGTTGGCCGAGCAATCGCCCCTGCCGCTCTTTTTGTACAACATGCCCGCCTGCGTGAAGATCGACATCAGCGTGGAGACAACCGAAGCTTGCACGCGTCTCGCCAACGTCTGCGGCGTGAAAGATAGCGGGGGGAATCTCGAACATTATCGCCGCTTGCTGGAGTTGCGCTCGTTGCGTCCCGATTGGACGTTTCTGATCGGCCCAGAACATCTGCTCGCCGAGAGTGTGCTGCTGGGAGGAGATGGCGGTGTGAATGGTGGTGCGAATCTTCACCCTCGACTCTTCGTCGATTGGTTTGCTGCTGCGGTGGCTAACGATTCCAACCGCATTCATCAGCTTGGCGATCAAGTTCGACTGCTTGGGCAAATCTATCGCCAGGCCGATGAATTCATGGCCGTCGTACGTGGGTTGAAGTGCGCGTTGTCCGTCGCCGGCTTGTGCGACAATCGTCTGGCGGAACCGATCCAGCCCTGCGACGCGGTAGCGCGGGAGAAAATCGTCGCGATTGTCGAGCAACTGGGGCTGTTGGCAGCAGCGTCGCGGACGTGA
- a CDS encoding metal ABC transporter ATP-binding protein, translating into MSSILDIHDVTVAYHRKPVLWDIDLTITQPCLAAVVGPNGAGKSTLIKSVLGLTPLASGSVTIFDRPVRQVRNRVGYVPQRESVDWDFPVTVLDVVLMGTYGRLGWFRRPGSSERKLARDCLAQVGMADYEARQIGQLSGGQQQRVFLARALAQQAEIYFMDEPLAGVDALTERVIFDLLTRLRKEGKTIIVVHHDLRTVPLYFDFVALMNVRLVASGPVEDTFTAENLRKTYGGRLALLDAAADALQVKVGP; encoded by the coding sequence ATGTCCTCGATCCTCGATATCCACGATGTGACCGTCGCCTATCACCGCAAGCCGGTGCTGTGGGACATCGACCTGACCATCACTCAGCCTTGCCTCGCCGCCGTCGTGGGCCCCAATGGTGCCGGCAAGAGCACTCTCATCAAATCGGTCCTTGGCTTGACACCGCTGGCCAGTGGTTCGGTCACCATTTTCGATCGCCCTGTGCGGCAGGTGCGTAATCGCGTCGGCTATGTTCCCCAGCGCGAAAGTGTCGACTGGGACTTCCCCGTCACTGTGCTCGATGTGGTCCTGATGGGGACTTATGGCCGCCTTGGTTGGTTTCGCCGCCCGGGTAGCAGCGAGCGGAAACTGGCGCGCGATTGCCTGGCTCAAGTCGGCATGGCCGACTACGAAGCGCGTCAAATCGGCCAACTCTCAGGTGGCCAACAGCAGCGGGTCTTTCTCGCCCGAGCGCTCGCGCAGCAAGCCGAAATCTACTTCATGGACGAACCGCTGGCCGGCGTCGATGCCCTCACCGAGCGCGTGATCTTCGACCTGCTGACGCGTTTGAGAAAGGAAGGGAAGACGATCATTGTCGTCCATCACGACCTCCGCACGGTGCCCTTGTACTTTGACTTTGTCGCGTTGATGAACGTTCGCCTCGTCGCCAGCGGCCCTGTGGAAGATACCTTCACTGCCGAGAATCTGCGCAAGACCTACGGCGGCCGTCTCGCCTTGCTCGATGCGGCTGCCGACGCGCTGCAGGTGAAGGTCGGGCCATGA
- a CDS encoding nucleoside hydrolase, which yields MPRKVIIDCDPGIDDAVALCMALFDPRLEVLAVTAVAGNVTADQSTRNVQALIEQLDPPRYPRLGAATPTESLAMVDNRSLYGEDGLGNVGLVSSKLARQHPSEKLICDEVRAAPGEVTLICLGPLTNIAAAITREPQLISMLGRLVIMGGAVNGIGNATSAAEFNIYYDPHSARQVFRSPTTKSLIPLDVTGQVTFSLDLLDQLPPETSRAGSLLRRTLPHLFRTYRRDLGLEGILLPDAVAMAAALHPELFTTRDLTGDVETAGELTLGATVFDRRSTAHQRGDMEVALEVDAAGVADCIVRALVDAGKQT from the coding sequence ATGCCTCGCAAGGTGATTATCGACTGCGATCCCGGTATCGACGATGCTGTGGCCCTATGCATGGCTCTGTTCGATCCTCGGCTGGAAGTGCTGGCGGTCACGGCGGTGGCCGGCAATGTGACTGCCGATCAGTCTACGCGGAATGTCCAGGCGTTGATCGAGCAACTCGATCCGCCCCGCTATCCGCGGCTAGGTGCGGCCACCCCCACCGAATCGTTGGCGATGGTCGATAACCGCTCGCTCTATGGCGAAGATGGGCTCGGGAATGTCGGCCTGGTCAGTTCAAAACTGGCTCGGCAACATCCGTCCGAAAAACTGATTTGCGACGAAGTTCGCGCCGCGCCCGGCGAAGTCACGCTCATCTGCCTGGGCCCGCTGACCAACATTGCAGCTGCCATCACCCGCGAACCGCAGCTCATTTCGATGCTCGGCCGGCTGGTGATTATGGGCGGTGCGGTGAATGGAATCGGCAATGCTACTTCGGCAGCCGAGTTCAACATTTATTACGATCCCCACAGTGCTCGACAGGTATTCCGCTCCCCGACCACGAAGTCGCTGATCCCGCTCGATGTCACCGGCCAAGTAACGTTTTCGCTCGATCTGCTCGACCAATTGCCGCCGGAAACTTCGCGGGCAGGTAGCTTGCTCCGTCGCACCTTGCCCCACCTATTTCGCACGTATCGTCGCGATTTGGGGCTGGAAGGGATTCTACTCCCCGATGCCGTCGCCATGGCCGCTGCCTTGCACCCTGAACTGTTCACCACGCGCGACTTGACCGGCGATGTCGAAACCGCTGGCGAACTCACACTCGGTGCCACGGTGTTCGATCGCCGCTCTACGGCTCACCAGCGGGGCGATATGGAAGTCGCGCTGGAAGTCGACGCCGCGGGGGTTGCCGATTGCATCGTCCGCGCACTGGTCGACGCGGGCAAGCAGACATAG
- the trpD gene encoding anthranilate phosphoribosyltransferase, with translation MSLPSSDLRDWTHRLQIGEPLSRAEIRTVFDRIMQGAETEDDLAGFLVALHDKGETAEEIAGAAEAMRSHMTRLPTERGVVVDTCGTGGTGSDIFNVSTAAAIVTAAAGVAVAKHGNRSVTSKSGSSDVLAALGINLQAPVAVMARTLDELGICFCFAPQFHPAMKHVAAARKRLGTQTIFNLLGPLCNPAGAKYQVMGVGRSELRSRMAGALQQLQTERAVIVGSEGCGELSLAGETEVIEIKGNAQRTATWSAADFGLKQADFEAMRIDGPAASAALIRRIYAGEAGPPRDIVVMNAAAAIWIATPGLTVPEAADRAQEAIDRGTAAKLLQRWAAMTQETA, from the coding sequence ATGTCGCTGCCATCATCGGATCTTCGAGATTGGACCCACCGGCTGCAAATCGGCGAGCCCCTTTCGCGCGCGGAAATTCGCACCGTTTTTGACCGCATCATGCAAGGTGCGGAAACCGAAGACGATCTGGCTGGTTTTCTGGTTGCATTGCACGACAAAGGCGAGACCGCCGAGGAAATTGCCGGTGCTGCCGAAGCGATGCGCAGCCACATGACCCGGCTCCCCACCGAGCGAGGCGTCGTCGTCGATACCTGCGGCACGGGCGGCACGGGTTCGGACATTTTTAACGTTAGCACGGCGGCCGCAATCGTCACGGCTGCAGCTGGAGTGGCTGTTGCTAAGCATGGAAATCGTAGTGTGACCAGCAAGAGCGGCTCGTCCGATGTGCTGGCCGCACTGGGTATTAACCTGCAAGCGCCGGTCGCCGTCATGGCCCGCACGTTGGACGAACTGGGCATTTGTTTTTGCTTTGCCCCGCAATTTCATCCCGCCATGAAGCATGTCGCCGCAGCCCGCAAAAGGCTGGGAACACAGACGATTTTCAATTTGCTCGGACCGCTGTGCAATCCAGCCGGGGCCAAGTATCAGGTAATGGGTGTGGGGCGGAGCGAATTGCGATCGCGCATGGCGGGCGCTTTGCAACAACTGCAAACCGAGCGCGCGGTGATTGTGGGGAGCGAAGGTTGCGGCGAACTTTCTCTGGCCGGCGAAACCGAAGTCATTGAAATCAAGGGGAACGCGCAGCGTACAGCCACCTGGTCGGCTGCGGACTTCGGCCTGAAGCAGGCTGATTTTGAAGCGATGCGAATTGACGGCCCGGCCGCGAGTGCCGCCTTAATCCGTCGCATTTACGCGGGCGAAGCTGGTCCGCCGCGCGATATCGTCGTCATGAACGCCGCCGCTGCCATTTGGATTGCGACCCCTGGACTGACCGTGCCGGAAGCAGCAGACAGAGCACAGGAAGCCATCGACCGCGGCACTGCGGCCAAACTTCTGCAGCGCTGGGCGGCGATGACGCAGGAAACTGCCTGA
- a CDS encoding metal ABC transporter permease, whose protein sequence is MIAPAAENRRSLLSIRRGLMISLFVAALVGLAVWLFVELIPPNSRNIALRTIAVGIVANVCCALVGTYLVLRRMSLLGDAISHAVLPGIALAVLFAGSVDGWPVLAGAMIFGVITAFTAQSLQGFGQVSEDSSLGVVYTSLFALGVIILQIWAPHGHLDVDCVLFGAIQNTGLYPPVPWLGIGWPPAVLKLLPVLGIVLALIIVGWKELQLVAFDPALARAMGLPARGIHLALMGVVAMVTVASFESVGSILVVPMLIAPAATARMLVDRLSTTLVVAAISAAFSAVFGYLAAHAFDTSVAGLMAAVAGLQLGLAVLFSPRHGVLSRWLRNLLLAVQIAAEDIIARLYREEERGVKATAETHSPGWLVALLAVIHARRQGWTSAGPQLTTQGRQQAQSIVRAHRLWESYLATHFDLPRDHLHAPAERMEHFLDLELQKQLAAELVGRDLDPHGAPIPLHGLGKEDETK, encoded by the coding sequence ATGATCGCACCTGCGGCCGAAAATCGTCGCTCTCTGTTGTCCATCCGTCGCGGTCTGATGATCTCGCTATTCGTCGCCGCGCTAGTTGGCCTCGCGGTTTGGCTCTTCGTCGAGTTGATTCCCCCGAACAGTCGTAACATAGCGCTGCGCACGATTGCCGTCGGGATTGTTGCCAATGTCTGCTGCGCACTCGTCGGCACCTACCTGGTTTTGCGTCGCATGAGTCTGCTCGGCGATGCGATTAGCCATGCAGTGCTTCCCGGTATCGCCCTCGCCGTTCTCTTTGCGGGCAGCGTCGATGGCTGGCCGGTACTTGCAGGGGCGATGATCTTCGGTGTCATTACCGCGTTCACCGCGCAAAGCCTGCAAGGTTTCGGTCAGGTCAGCGAAGATTCAAGCCTCGGCGTCGTTTACACTTCGCTGTTCGCGCTGGGGGTCATCATCCTGCAGATCTGGGCACCGCATGGCCACCTGGACGTCGACTGTGTCTTGTTTGGCGCGATTCAAAACACCGGTCTCTATCCGCCCGTGCCTTGGCTCGGCATCGGCTGGCCCCCCGCCGTGCTCAAACTGCTGCCGGTCCTCGGCATTGTCCTCGCCCTGATTATCGTGGGCTGGAAGGAACTCCAACTGGTCGCCTTCGATCCAGCCCTCGCGCGGGCGATGGGACTGCCTGCGAGAGGAATCCATCTCGCGCTGATGGGCGTAGTGGCCATGGTCACCGTCGCTTCGTTCGAGTCGGTCGGTTCGATCCTTGTCGTTCCCATGCTGATTGCGCCGGCCGCCACAGCGCGGATGCTGGTCGACCGCTTGAGCACAACCCTCGTTGTGGCCGCGATCTCGGCAGCCTTCTCGGCCGTCTTCGGATACCTGGCTGCCCATGCCTTCGATACCAGTGTCGCGGGACTGATGGCAGCGGTCGCTGGTCTGCAACTAGGACTCGCCGTTCTCTTCTCGCCGCGCCACGGAGTGTTGAGTCGCTGGTTGCGGAATCTGCTGCTCGCCGTGCAAATCGCGGCCGAGGACATCATCGCGCGACTCTATCGCGAAGAAGAACGGGGCGTGAAGGCTACCGCGGAAACACATTCCCCCGGTTGGCTCGTCGCGCTGCTCGCCGTGATTCATGCCCGCCGACAAGGCTGGACTTCTGCCGGCCCCCAGCTAACGACTCAAGGTCGTCAGCAGGCTCAGAGCATCGTCCGTGCCCACCGCCTCTGGGAAAGCTATCTCGCCACGCACTTCGATCTGCCGCGCGATCACTTGCATGCGCCGGCCGAACGAATGGAGCACTTCCTTGACCTGGAACTGCAAAAGCAACTCGCCGCAGAACTGGTCGGTCGCGATCTCGACCCCCATGGAGCGCCGATTCCGCTCCATGGCTTAGGCAAAGAAGACGAAACCAAGTAG
- a CDS encoding porin, whose amino-acid sequence MFNLQSFLKALPAINIALAMSVSCQLATAQQPFLAPHGEPAQFIPGPFAPLPPQPVAGNAYPVAQVAHLTPEVITDQPSMEQIMARLERAEAALSAMQSQQFSAGGSEPSADSMPVMTSAFDAATNVGMDLKPEEKKESKPKEKKWYDKLSIRGYAQIRMNHVTHLEPGSAPAQHAGDRSVGDNQNFLIRRARVIISGDVGEHTYVYLQPDFASSVPGSPDANHFTQIRDWYADCYLDTTKVHRFRVGQSKVPYGWENMQSSSNRLPLDRSDSLNSAVRNERDLGVFYYWTPEPAQDFFKEVLDEGLKGSGNYGVFGFGVYNGQGGSFVEQNDNLHVVARLTVPYQFDNCQMMEVGIQGYTGLYTVLGSAISPLGIGPDATPDGTISDNRQGLLDKRLAASFIWYPQPFGFQAEWNVGEGPALNDAQDEVIVRPLTGGYAMMMYKYDSPCHGTFIPFARYNRFKGGYKPERNAPYVHIDETEIGLEWQIDKSMELVGMYTFTNRTNTTAISADDTESYRQFVGEILRFQFQFNY is encoded by the coding sequence ATGTTCAACCTGCAAAGCTTTTTGAAGGCACTCCCTGCTATCAACATCGCGCTAGCGATGTCGGTTAGTTGCCAGCTCGCAACAGCCCAACAACCATTCTTGGCACCGCACGGCGAACCGGCGCAGTTCATACCCGGACCATTCGCACCCTTGCCGCCACAGCCCGTTGCTGGCAATGCTTACCCGGTGGCTCAAGTCGCGCACCTCACTCCCGAAGTGATTACCGACCAACCATCGATGGAACAGATCATGGCGCGTTTGGAGCGGGCGGAAGCAGCGCTTAGTGCCATGCAATCGCAGCAATTCTCAGCAGGTGGGAGTGAGCCGTCTGCAGACAGTATGCCCGTGATGACCAGCGCGTTCGACGCCGCCACCAATGTGGGAATGGACCTCAAGCCGGAAGAGAAAAAAGAGAGTAAACCGAAAGAGAAGAAGTGGTACGACAAACTGAGCATTCGCGGTTACGCGCAGATCCGCATGAATCACGTGACCCATCTTGAACCCGGTTCAGCACCTGCGCAGCATGCGGGTGATCGGTCGGTCGGCGACAATCAGAACTTTCTCATTCGCCGAGCACGCGTGATCATCTCGGGAGATGTGGGCGAACACACCTACGTTTACCTGCAGCCTGACTTTGCTTCCTCCGTACCCGGCAGCCCCGATGCCAACCACTTTACGCAAATTCGGGACTGGTACGCCGACTGCTATCTCGACACCACGAAAGTCCACCGGTTTCGCGTCGGCCAGTCGAAGGTTCCTTACGGCTGGGAAAACATGCAGTCAAGCTCCAATCGCTTGCCGCTCGATCGTTCCGACTCGCTCAACTCTGCAGTCCGCAACGAACGTGACTTGGGCGTGTTCTATTATTGGACTCCCGAACCGGCTCAAGACTTCTTTAAGGAAGTCCTCGATGAGGGCTTAAAGGGCTCTGGCAACTATGGTGTCTTTGGTTTTGGCGTCTACAACGGCCAAGGTGGCTCTTTCGTTGAACAGAACGACAATTTGCACGTTGTCGCGCGTTTGACAGTTCCCTATCAGTTTGACAATTGCCAGATGATGGAAGTCGGCATCCAAGGCTACACCGGCTTGTATACCGTTCTCGGTTCGGCGATCAGTCCGCTCGGAATTGGACCTGATGCCACCCCCGATGGCACGATCAGCGACAATCGCCAGGGGCTACTCGACAAGCGCCTCGCTGCCTCGTTTATTTGGTATCCCCAACCGTTTGGCTTTCAAGCGGAGTGGAACGTTGGTGAGGGCCCAGCGCTGAACGACGCCCAGGATGAAGTCATCGTACGTCCCCTCACGGGTGGCTATGCAATGATGATGTATAAATACGATAGTCCGTGTCACGGAACTTTTATTCCGTTCGCGCGTTACAACCGCTTCAAGGGTGGCTATAAGCCAGAACGAAACGCCCCGTACGTCCACATCGACGAAACAGAGATCGGCTTGGAATGGCAGATCGACAAGTCGATGGAGCTAGTCGGGATGTATACCTTTACCAATCGGACGAATACGACCGCCATCAGCGCTGACGACACTGAATCGTATCGCCAATTTGTGGGCGAGATTCTGCGGTTTCAATTTCAGTTCAACTACTAA
- a CDS encoding metal ABC transporter permease, producing MTLYYNTAVVLAGIGLLGSLAGLIGSFAVLRKRSLTGDALAHAALPGVCIAYLLIGQRSLPILLLGALVSGVLGILTINLLTSRTRIREDAAIGSVLGVFFGVGIALSTRIQQLPGGGSRAGLDSFLFGKAASMTFNDVVGISVTAAICLVIVLLLYKQFKLISFDAEFGQTLGWPVRWLDLALMSLLAVTVVIGLPAVGVVLTAAMVIIPGASARFWTDRFGNMLGLSTLFGLTMGLLGTLFSAFNRSLPTGPTIVLCGAAIFIISLLCGYRRGVIARYWQWRRFETEISRRRLLEGVWELSQRSQARSLPVRMDDLLQAQVWQRQRLSDAVTRAISHGEISSSSRGFELTTAGAAEAIEVTRTHLLWRELLQEHPEQASAITDLTAPLAEQVQPELIHKMEHSLRSRGAWPELPEARP from the coding sequence ATGACGCTCTACTACAACACGGCTGTGGTCCTCGCGGGCATTGGCTTGCTCGGTTCGCTGGCGGGTTTGATCGGTTCCTTCGCAGTCCTCCGCAAGAGGTCTCTCACTGGCGATGCACTTGCGCATGCAGCCCTGCCCGGGGTCTGTATCGCCTATTTGTTGATCGGCCAAAGATCGCTACCCATTCTGCTCCTTGGCGCGCTTGTCAGCGGCGTGCTGGGCATTCTCACCATTAACCTCCTCACCAGCCGCACGCGTATTCGCGAAGATGCTGCCATCGGCAGCGTCCTCGGCGTGTTCTTTGGCGTTGGCATTGCCCTGAGTACGCGCATCCAGCAGTTGCCCGGCGGTGGGAGCCGAGCAGGGCTCGATTCGTTCCTGTTCGGCAAAGCTGCGAGCATGACGTTTAACGACGTCGTGGGCATATCGGTGACTGCAGCCATTTGCCTCGTCATCGTGTTGCTTCTATACAAGCAGTTCAAACTCATTTCGTTCGACGCCGAATTCGGTCAGACCTTGGGCTGGCCTGTCCGCTGGCTCGATCTGGCGCTGATGTCGCTCCTTGCCGTGACGGTCGTCATTGGCCTGCCGGCGGTGGGCGTGGTACTCACCGCGGCGATGGTCATTATCCCCGGCGCTTCGGCGCGTTTTTGGACCGATCGCTTCGGCAACATGCTCGGACTCTCAACTCTGTTCGGGCTGACGATGGGTTTGCTCGGCACACTCTTCAGTGCGTTCAATCGCTCGCTGCCGACGGGACCGACCATCGTGCTGTGTGGAGCCGCAATCTTTATTATCTCGTTATTGTGCGGCTATCGGCGGGGCGTCATTGCCCGCTATTGGCAATGGCGCAGGTTCGAAACCGAAATCAGCAGGCGGCGTTTGCTGGAGGGTGTCTGGGAGTTGTCTCAACGGAGCCAGGCCAGGTCGCTGCCGGTACGAATGGACGATCTGCTCCAAGCTCAAGTCTGGCAGCGCCAGCGCTTAAGCGATGCCGTCACCAGAGCCATTTCGCACGGCGAGATCAGCAGCAGTTCGCGCGGCTTTGAACTCACCACCGCCGGAGCTGCCGAAGCGATCGAAGTCACGCGCACTCATTTGCTGTGGCGCGAGCTCTTGCAAGAACATCCGGAGCAGGCTTCCGCGATTACCGACTTGACCGCCCCACTTGCCGAGCAAGTGCAACCTGAACTTATTCACAAAATGGAACACAGCCTGCGTTCGCGCGGAGCCTGGCCAGAGTTGCCGGAGGCGCGCCCATGA